GATATGGGTAAAGTCATCGGCAAAAACGGCAGAACAGCTCACGCGATGCGGGTCTTGTTAAGCGCTGTAGCTCGAAAAGCCGGTAAACACGCCACACTCGAGATTTTAGAATAAAAAGATCTTTGGCGACAGGAGGGGAAAGGACAAGTCCATCAAATTATTGATGGACTTTTTTAATGAAATTACAGGAAATCTATGCAATTTGAATTCAAAACGATCGAACTGGAGCACATCAATATCCAGGATACAATATTTCAGCTTGTTGATGATAAAACCAATGCGCATCTAACTGACTCGATGGCATCAACAGGCCTTACAACACCGGTCTGGCTGCAGCAGCTTACGAACAGCTATCGTATTATCAATGGATTTCAGCGCATTCGTTCAGCTTTGAAACTGGGCTGGCAGCAAATCGACAGCTATATTTTTCCCGACACACTCACAGATCTTGATGTATTCAAGATTCTCCTGAAGGAAAAAGGCTTTACCGGTCTCAATCCGGTTGAAAGTAGCGCTGTCATCCGCAAGCTCGAAAGCCACTTTGGACTGTATCAGGAGCAGATCATCCGTTCTTTTTTCCCGCTCATGAAGCTGGCGAATCCACGTTTGTATGATTTGTATTATCCACTGATCAGCCTCTCTCCCGCGTGGCAGTCTGATATTTCTGAGGGTCTTGTATCGCTGGATGCTGCCGCACAGGTTGCAGAAATGGAGAAAAGAGATCAGGATAGCGTAC
This genomic window from candidate division KSB1 bacterium contains:
- a CDS encoding KH domain-containing protein, which produces MKEFVEYVVKHLVDSPEEVKVTEVVGETTVVYELRVNRPDMGKVIGKNGRTAHAMRVLLSAVARKAGKHATLEILE
- a CDS encoding ParB N-terminal domain-containing protein — encoded protein: MQFEFKTIELEHINIQDTIFQLVDDKTNAHLTDSMASTGLTTPVWLQQLTNSYRIINGFQRIRSALKLGWQQIDSYIFPDTLTDLDVFKILLKEKGFTGLNPVESSAVIRKLESHFGLYQEQIIRSFFPLMKLANPRLYDLYYPLISLSPAWQSDISEGLVSLDAAAQVAEMEKRDQDSVHELFTRLKPGKNKQRQFLSLLTDVSRLENCSVHELIQSQEFETLFKQQPSNPSQLAAAVKEHLMCRRYPQYSKTEQQFRSLLQKAKCPPNLRIQHPPFFEGETFSVSFTFKSEQDYQQILQKLDSFLDNGLISDLKDLA